One Rhinoderma darwinii isolate aRhiDar2 chromosome 6, aRhiDar2.hap1, whole genome shotgun sequence DNA window includes the following coding sequences:
- the LOC142656536 gene encoding myeloid-associated differentiation marker-like yields MNFRDLISPLYILRFFQIFFSCTAFSLVASVNAYPSQYGAWSMFTWILAFIMTILIVVLEFSGFHGAIPISWEDFTSAFSMLASLMLFTTSIMYPSIFLHGGCSGLSGHNCACRGAATAMSILCFFAYAIEVGLTRAKPGEISGFLSTVPGLLKVFEAYVACIIFSLLPGSYPYAGLQWSVAVYSICFIITTLIIFLTIGRLLAMIPVNIERVLIGFNILAVALYITVVVIWPLYFFKKVPSRDLCRGYPCIWDNGVGITILTCINFLAYVVDLAYSFKMVFFTVQA; encoded by the coding sequence ATGAATTTCCGCGATCTGATCTCTCCCCTGTATATCCTACGCTTCTTCCAGATCTTCTTCTCCTGTACGGCCTTCAGTTTGGTGGCCAGTGTAAACGCGTACCCTAGCCAATATGGCGCCTGGAGCATGTTCACGTGGATCTTAGCCTTCATCATGACCATCTTAATCGTTGTTCTGGAGTTTAGTGGATTCCACGGTGCCATCCCCATCTCTTGGGAAGACTTCACGTCGGCTTTCTCCATGTTGGCCTCGTTGATGCtcttcaccacctccatcatgtatcCTTCCATCTTCCTACACGGCGGTTGCAGTGGACTCAGTGGACACAACTGCGCATGTCGTGGAGCCGCCACCGCCATGTCTATCCTCTGCTTCTTTGCTTATGCCATTGAGGTGGGCCTCACTCGAGCCAAACCTGGGGAGATAAGTGGATTCCTGTCCACCGTGCCGGGACTCTTGAAGGTCTTTGAGGCCTATGTGGCCTGCATCATCTTCTCCCTTCTTCCCGGGTCTTATCCGTATGCTGGACTTCAGTGGTCCGTGGCGGTGTACTCCATCTGCTTCATCATCACTACACTCATCATCTTTCTAACCATAGGGCGCCTCTTGGCGATGATACCCGTGAATATCGAGAGAGTCCTCATCGGGTTCAACATTTTGGCAGTGGCATTGTACATCACCGTGGTGGTCATATGGCCATTGTATTTTTTCAAGAAGGTTCCAAGCCGGGACTTGTGCCGAGGTTACCCCTGTATCTGGGACAATGGAGTTGGCATCACCATCCTGACCTGCATTAACTTTTTGGCATATGTCGTAGATTTGGCGTATTCCTTCAAAATGGTTTTCTTCACCGTCCAAGCCTAG